GCGCTGGCCGCGACCACGCTGTTCAACGTGGCGCAGGCCCAAACCGAGATCCAGTGGTGGCATTCCATGACCGCCGTCAACAACGAGTGGGTCAACGACCTGGCCAAGCAGTTCAACGAGAGCCAGAAGGAATACAAGATCGTGCCGACCTTCAAGGGCACGTACGACGAATCCATGACGGCCTCCATCGCGGCCTTCCGCTCGGGCAACGCACCGCACATCCTGCAGGTGTTCGAAGTGGGCACCGCCACCATGATGGCCAGCAAGGGCGCCATCATTCCCGTGGGCCAGGTCATGAAGGACGCGGGCGAGAAGTTCGACCCGGCCGCCTACATCCCCGCCGTGGCCGGTTACTACACCGCCCCCAACGGCCAGATGCTGAGCTTCCCGTTCAACAGCTCGACCACCATCTTCTATTTCAACAAGGATGCCTTCAAGGCGGCGGGCCTCCCCACCGACAAGGCACCCTCGACCTGGCCTGAAGTGGTCGCTGCAGCGGCCAAGCTCAAGGCGAGCGGCCACAAGTGCCCGTTCACCACCGCTTGGCAAAACTGGACGCAGGTCGAGAGCTTCTCGGCCTGGCACAACGTGGAGTTCGCGAGCAAGGGCAACGGCCTGCAGGGCCTGGACGCGCGCCTGAAGGTGAATTCGCCGCTGCACCAGCGCCACATCGAGAACCTCGCCAGCATGGCCAAGCAGGGCCTCTTCGTCTACAAGGGCCGCGGCAACGTGCCCGAGGCCTCGTTCGTCTCGGGCGAGTGCGCCATGATCAACACGTCGTCGGGCTTCTACGGCAACGTGGCCAAGAACGCCAAGTTCGCCTACGGCCTGGCACCCCTGCCCTACTACCCGGACGTGCCGGGCGCACCGCAGAACACGGTGATCGGCGGCGCGAGCCTGTGGGTCATGTCGGGCAAGAAGCCGGCCGAGTACAAGGGCGTGGCCAAGTTCTTCAGCTTCATCTCGACGCCTGAAGTGCAGTCCGCCAGCCACAAGCGCACCGGCTACCTGCCGGTGACCACCGCCTCGTACAAGCTCACCGAGGAATCGGGCTTCTACAAGCAGAACCCCGGCACCGACGTGGCCGTGACGCAGATGATCCGCAAGGTCACTGACAAGAGCCGCGGCATTCGCCTGGGCAACTACGTGCAGATCCGCGCCATCGAGGACGAAGAGCTCGAACAGGTCTGGAACGGCAAGAAGACCGCCAAGGAAGCCCTGGACGCCATCGTGACGCGCGGCAACGAACAGTTGGAGCGCTTCCAGAAGGCGAACAAAAGCTAACGATTGTTAGCCGGCCCTCTGTGTCCGGCTAATATCGCCCGCCCCCGTTCGCTCTTGCACAAGGGCGGGCCGGGCGGGATTTTTTATTCAGAGGGATCATGGAAAAACGCGTTTTCTTTCGCTCGGGCTGGCTGCCCTGGCTGCTGTTGACGCCGCAGATGGCGGTGATCCTCGTGTTTTTCTTCTGGCCGGCGGGGCAGGCCATCCTGCAATCGCTGCAGCAGCAGGACGCGTTCGGCACCTCGGTCGAATTCGTCGGGCTGCAGAACTTCAGGGAACTGTTCCACGACCCGGCGTATGCCGAGTCGTTCAAGACCACCGCCGTCTTCTCGCTGCTGGTGGCCAGCATCGGCATCAGCCTGTCGCTGATGCTCGCGGTGTTCGCCGACCGCATCGTGCGCGGCGGCATGTTCTACAAGACCATGCTGATCCTGCCCTACGCCGTGGCGCCCGCCGTGGCCGCCGTGCTGTGGGTCTTCATGTTCTCGCCCTCGCTGGGCGTGGTGGCCTATGCGCTGGGCAAGATCGGCATCAACTGGAACCACCTGCTCGACTCGGGCCACGCCATGACGCTGATCGTGATGGCCTCGGTGTGGAAGCAGATCTCCTACAACTTCCTCTTCTTCCTGGCGGGCCTGCAGTCCATTCCGAAGTCGCTGATCGAGGCGGCAGCCATCGACGGCGCGCGCCCGTGGCGCCGCTTCTGGACCGTGCAGTTCCCGCTGCTGTCGCCCACCACCTTCTTCCTTTTGGTGATCAACGTGGTCTACGCCTTCTTCGACACCTTCGCGATCGTCGATGCGGCCACGCAGGGCGGACCGGGCAAGGACACGACCATCCTGGTCTACAAGGTCTACCACGACGGCTTCAAGGGCCTGGACCTGGGCGGCTCGGCCGCGCAGTCGGTGGTGCTGATGGTGATCGTGGTGGCGCTGACCGTCATCCAGTTCCGCTACGTCGAGAAGAAGGTGCAGTACTGATGAAGCAACAAGAAAAAACCAAACTCGGCGGAGCACGGCATGGTTGAGAAGCGCGGCACCCAAGGCATCCTGGCCCACGTCATCATGATCCTGGGCGTCTTCATCGTCGCCTTCCCGCTCTACCTGGCGTTCGTGGCCTCCACCCACACGGCCCAGGAGATCGTGCAGGCGCCGATGCCGCTCCTGCCCGGCTCGAACATCGTCGACAGCTACAAGGGCGCGCTCTTCGGACGCGAGAACAGCGCGGGCTCCAACGCCCCGGTGGCGCACATGATGTGGGTGAGCTTCGTGACGGCCATGGTCATCGCCATCGGCAAGATTTCCATCTCGCTGCTGTCGGCCTTCGCCATTGTCTACTTCCGCTTTCCGTTCAAGAAGATCTGCTTCTGGGCCATCTTCGTGACGCTGATGCTGCCGGTGGAAGTGCGCATCCTGCCCACCTACAAAGTGCTGTCGGACCTGAACATGCTGAACACATACGCGGGCCTCACGGTGCCGCTGATCGCGTCGGCCACGGCGACCTTCCTGTTCCGCCAGTTCTTCCTCACGGTGCCGGACGAGCTCACCGAGGCCTCGCGCATGGACGGCGCAAGCCCCATGCGCTTTTTCTTCGACGTGCTGCTGCCCTTGTCGAAGACCTCGATCGCTGCGCTGTTCGTGATCCAGTTCATCTACGGCTGGAACCAGTACCTGTGGCCGCTGCTCGCGACCACGAGCGAAGACATGTACCCCGTGGTGGTCGGCATCAAGCGAATGATTGCCGGCGGCGACGGGCAGAACGAATGGAACGTCGTGATGGCCACCGCCATCCTCGCGATGCTGCCGCCCGCGCTGGTGGTGGTCCTCATGCAGAAATGGTTCGTCAAGGGCCTTGTGGATACCGAGAAATAAAAAATGGCAGCTCTTTCCCTACGCAACGTCATCAAGCGCTACGGCCACGGGCCGAAAGCCAACCAGGTCATCCACGGCGTGAGCGCCGAGATCGCCGACCATGAATTCATCGTGATCGTCGGGCCCTCGGGCTGCGGCAAGTCCACGCTGCTGCGCATGGTCGCGGGCCTGGAGGAAATCTCGGCCGGCGAGATCGCCATCGGCGGCAAGGTCGTGAACCAGCTCGAGCCCTCCGAGCGCGACATCGCGATGGTGTTCCAGAACTACGCGCTCTACCCGCACATGAGCGTGTTCGCGAACATGGCCTACGGCCTGAAGATCGCCAAGGTGCCGGTGCCCGAGATCAAGGTGCGCGTGGACAAGGCCGCCAAGATCCTCGAACTGGGCCACCTGCTCGAGCGCAAGCCGCGCGAGCTCTCGGGCGGCCAGCGCCAGCGCGTGGCGATGGGCCGCGCGATCGTGCGGCAGCCGCAGGTGTTCCTGTTCGACGAGCCTCTCTCGAACCTCGACGCCAAGCTGCGCGCGCAGACCCGCCTGGAAATCCAGAAGCTGCACCGCGAGCTGGGCATCACCTCGCTCTTCGTCACGCACGACCAGGTCGAGGCCATGACGCTGGCGCAGCGCATCATCGTGATGAACGGCGGCGTGATGGACCAGTTCGCCACGCCGGAAGAGGTGTACAACCGCCCCGCCACCACCTTCGTGGCGAGCTTCATCGGCTCGCCGCCGATGAACCTGCTCAGGCACGCCCCGGGTGTGCGCGCGGGCCAGATCCTGGGCATTCGCCCCGAGCACATGAAGCTCGACGAAAGCGGCTGGACGGTGCAGGTCGAGCAGGTCGAACTGCTGGGCGCCGAGCGCCTGGTGTACGGCCGCATCGGCGACGAGCAGATCATCATGCGCACCGACGAAGGCGATCACCCGCCGGTCGCGGGCGACACGGTGAAGATCGCTGCGCGCGAAGACAAGCTGCACTGGTTCGACGCCGGCTCCGGCAAACGCGCCGACTGAACGATGGCCGAACGCAGTCCCTGGCCCTACCCCCGCTGGGTCGCGCACCGCGGCGCCGGCAAGCTCGCACCTGAAAACACGCTCGCCGCCTTCCGCTTCGGCGCGGCGCACGGCTACCGCATGTTCGAGTGCGATGCCAAGCTCAGTGCCGACGGCGTGCCCTTCCTGATGCACGACGCCACGCTGGAGCGCACCACCAACGGCCACGGCATCGGCGGCCAGCAACCGTGGAGCGCGCTGTCGCAGCTCGACGCGGGCGGCTGGCATTCGCGCGCCTTCGCGGGCGAGCCGCTGCCCACGCTGGAGAACCTGGCGCGCTTCTGCCTGGCCAACGGCTACCTGCTCAACATCGAGATCAAGCCCACGCCCGGCACCGAGCGCGAGACCGGCGAGGTCGTGGCGCGCGAAGCGGCGCGCCTGTGGCAGGGTGCGGCGGTTCCTCCGCTGCTCACTTCGTTCCAGGTCGAGTCGCTCAAGGGCGCGGCCGCCGCGCAGCCCGAGTTGCCGCGCGGCCTCCTGCTCGACACGCTCCGGACCGGCTGGCTCGACACCGCACGCGAGTTGGGCTGCCGTGCCGTCGTTTGCAACCACGCGCTGTGGGACGCCCCCACCGTCGCACAGGTGCACGGCGCGGGCATGCGCTCGCTGAGCTACACCGTCAACGACGACTGGGCCGCGCAGCGGCTCATCGACCTGGGCACCGACGGCATCATCACGGACCGGGTCGACCTGTTCAGCCCCGCCGGCTGAGCCTCGCTGCGCTTACCTGTCCTTACCTGCCCTTACGAAATGGCCGCTTCTATGATGCAGCCATGAGTTGGATCCCCCGCCTAGCGACCTTTTTCCTTGCCGCCCTGCTGATGTGCGGCGGCGCCATGGCGCAGCCAGACCTCGGCGGCAGCGCCACCTCGCTGCCCGCACCGGCCCCGACGGTGGCCGAACTGCGCGACCAGTTCACCAAGATCACCGCCACGGCGGACACCGACGACGACGCGCGCAAGCTGCTCACGCAGATCAACGCGATCGGCACGCAGGCCGACAAGTTCGTCGCCGCCCGCACCGGCGAACTGGCCGACCTGAACGCCCGGCTCGGCGAACTGGGCAACCCGCCAGCCGCGGGCGCCACCGAAGACCCCGACATCACGCGCCAGCGCGCGCGCCTGACGAAAGAGCGCAATGCGCTGGATGCCGACATCCGCCTCGCGCGCCTGCTGTCGGTCGACGTGCGCCAGCGCGGCACCGACCTCGTCACCCAGCGCCGCGCGCTGTTCGAGGCGCAACTCACCGAGCGCGCGGCCTCGCCGCTGAGTGGCGAATTCTGGAACGACCTGCGCGAGGCCTGGCCCGACGACCTGGAGCGCCTGAAGACGATGACGGCCGCCCTGAGCGACGGCCTGCAGACCACGCTCCAGCCCGAGACCCGCACCCGGGTGATCGCCGCCCTGATTGCCGCGCTGCTGCTCGCGGTGGTCGGCAACTGGGCGGCCGAACACCTGCTCACCCGCCTCGCCGCGCGGTGGCTGCCGGCCGGACGCCTGCGGCGTTCGGTGCTGGTGATCGGCATCGTGGGCAGCCATGTGCTGCTGGTCGCGATCGCGGCGCACGGCTTC
This region of Variovorax sp. RKNM96 genomic DNA includes:
- the ugpB gene encoding sn-glycerol-3-phosphate ABC transporter substrate-binding protein UgpB → MRFKTLALASALAATTLFNVAQAQTEIQWWHSMTAVNNEWVNDLAKQFNESQKEYKIVPTFKGTYDESMTASIAAFRSGNAPHILQVFEVGTATMMASKGAIIPVGQVMKDAGEKFDPAAYIPAVAGYYTAPNGQMLSFPFNSSTTIFYFNKDAFKAAGLPTDKAPSTWPEVVAAAAKLKASGHKCPFTTAWQNWTQVESFSAWHNVEFASKGNGLQGLDARLKVNSPLHQRHIENLASMAKQGLFVYKGRGNVPEASFVSGECAMINTSSGFYGNVAKNAKFAYGLAPLPYYPDVPGAPQNTVIGGASLWVMSGKKPAEYKGVAKFFSFISTPEVQSASHKRTGYLPVTTASYKLTEESGFYKQNPGTDVAVTQMIRKVTDKSRGIRLGNYVQIRAIEDEELEQVWNGKKTAKEALDAIVTRGNEQLERFQKANKS
- the ugpA gene encoding sn-glycerol-3-phosphate ABC transporter permease UgpA, with translation MEKRVFFRSGWLPWLLLTPQMAVILVFFFWPAGQAILQSLQQQDAFGTSVEFVGLQNFRELFHDPAYAESFKTTAVFSLLVASIGISLSLMLAVFADRIVRGGMFYKTMLILPYAVAPAVAAVLWVFMFSPSLGVVAYALGKIGINWNHLLDSGHAMTLIVMASVWKQISYNFLFFLAGLQSIPKSLIEAAAIDGARPWRRFWTVQFPLLSPTTFFLLVINVVYAFFDTFAIVDAATQGGPGKDTTILVYKVYHDGFKGLDLGGSAAQSVVLMVIVVALTVIQFRYVEKKVQY
- the ugpE gene encoding sn-glycerol-3-phosphate ABC transporter permease UgpE; its protein translation is MVEKRGTQGILAHVIMILGVFIVAFPLYLAFVASTHTAQEIVQAPMPLLPGSNIVDSYKGALFGRENSAGSNAPVAHMMWVSFVTAMVIAIGKISISLLSAFAIVYFRFPFKKICFWAIFVTLMLPVEVRILPTYKVLSDLNMLNTYAGLTVPLIASATATFLFRQFFLTVPDELTEASRMDGASPMRFFFDVLLPLSKTSIAALFVIQFIYGWNQYLWPLLATTSEDMYPVVVGIKRMIAGGDGQNEWNVVMATAILAMLPPALVVVLMQKWFVKGLVDTEK
- the ugpC gene encoding sn-glycerol-3-phosphate ABC transporter ATP-binding protein UgpC, producing MAALSLRNVIKRYGHGPKANQVIHGVSAEIADHEFIVIVGPSGCGKSTLLRMVAGLEEISAGEIAIGGKVVNQLEPSERDIAMVFQNYALYPHMSVFANMAYGLKIAKVPVPEIKVRVDKAAKILELGHLLERKPRELSGGQRQRVAMGRAIVRQPQVFLFDEPLSNLDAKLRAQTRLEIQKLHRELGITSLFVTHDQVEAMTLAQRIIVMNGGVMDQFATPEEVYNRPATTFVASFIGSPPMNLLRHAPGVRAGQILGIRPEHMKLDESGWTVQVEQVELLGAERLVYGRIGDEQIIMRTDEGDHPPVAGDTVKIAAREDKLHWFDAGSGKRAD
- the ugpQ gene encoding glycerophosphodiester phosphodiesterase, producing the protein MAERSPWPYPRWVAHRGAGKLAPENTLAAFRFGAAHGYRMFECDAKLSADGVPFLMHDATLERTTNGHGIGGQQPWSALSQLDAGGWHSRAFAGEPLPTLENLARFCLANGYLLNIEIKPTPGTERETGEVVAREAARLWQGAAVPPLLTSFQVESLKGAAAAQPELPRGLLLDTLRTGWLDTARELGCRAVVCNHALWDAPTVAQVHGAGMRSLSYTVNDDWAAQRLIDLGTDGIITDRVDLFSPAG